Proteins encoded within one genomic window of Streptomyces sp. NBC_00523:
- a CDS encoding acetoin utilization protein AcuC has product MSGRAQLMWDDAVTGYDFGESHPMDPVRLALTMGLVRAFGLDRAVDVVAAKAAGDSTLRLVHRPDYVAAVKAASADPRSADQKYGIGTIDDPAFAGMHEVSALIAGQSVAAAEAVWRGETRHAVNFTGGLHHAMPGGAAGFCVYNDPALAIARLLELGAERVAYVDVDVHHGDGVQAAFWEDPRVLTISLHEHPRTLFPQTGWPEETGAGPGEGGAVNVALPAGTGDAGWLRAFHAVVPELLADFRPQVLVTQHGADTHFEDPLAHLAVSLDAQRSVMAACHDLAHTYADDGRWVALGGGGYAVVDVVPRSWTHLVGIAAHAPVDPESVIPSSWRDEVYARTRQLGPARMTDGRTPSWSAWEDGYDPADRLDQAVLATRRAAFPLRGLLT; this is encoded by the coding sequence ATGAGCGGCCGCGCACAGCTGATGTGGGATGACGCAGTAACGGGCTACGACTTCGGGGAGAGCCACCCGATGGACCCCGTCAGGCTCGCCCTGACGATGGGCCTGGTGCGGGCGTTCGGCCTGGACCGGGCGGTCGACGTCGTGGCGGCAAAGGCGGCCGGGGACTCCACGCTGCGGCTCGTGCACCGCCCCGACTACGTGGCGGCGGTGAAGGCCGCGTCGGCCGATCCCCGCTCGGCCGACCAGAAGTACGGCATCGGGACCATCGACGACCCCGCGTTCGCCGGGATGCACGAGGTGTCCGCGCTGATCGCCGGGCAGTCCGTGGCCGCCGCCGAGGCGGTCTGGCGCGGCGAGACCCGGCACGCGGTGAACTTCACCGGCGGGCTGCACCACGCGATGCCCGGCGGCGCGGCCGGGTTCTGCGTCTACAACGACCCGGCGCTCGCCATCGCCCGGCTCCTGGAGCTGGGCGCCGAGCGCGTCGCGTACGTCGACGTCGACGTGCACCACGGCGACGGCGTGCAGGCGGCCTTCTGGGAGGACCCCCGCGTCCTGACGATCTCCCTGCACGAGCACCCCCGCACCCTGTTCCCGCAGACCGGCTGGCCGGAGGAGACCGGGGCCGGGCCCGGCGAGGGCGGGGCGGTGAACGTGGCGCTGCCCGCCGGGACCGGGGACGCGGGGTGGCTGCGGGCGTTCCACGCGGTGGTGCCCGAGCTGCTGGCGGACTTCCGGCCGCAGGTGCTGGTGACCCAGCACGGGGCGGACACGCACTTCGAGGACCCCCTGGCGCACCTGGCGGTGTCGCTGGACGCGCAGCGCTCGGTGATGGCCGCGTGCCACGACCTGGCGCACACGTACGCCGACGACGGGCGCTGGGTGGCGCTCGGCGGCGGGGGGTACGCGGTGGTGGACGTGGTGCCCCGGTCCTGGACGCACCTGGTGGGCATCGCCGCGCACGCCCCGGTGGACCCGGAGTCGGTGATCCCGTCGTCGTGGCGGGACGAGGTGTACGCGCGGACGCGGCAGTTGGGCCCGGCGCGGATGACGGACGGGCGGACGCCGTCGTGGTCGGCCTGGGAGGACGGGTACGACCCGGCGGACCGGCTGGACCAGGCGGTGCTCGCGACGCGGCGGGCGGCGTTCCCGCTGCGGGGACTGCTGACCTGA
- a CDS encoding MFS transporter, whose protein sequence is MTDARLWHGRASLALSFFVQGATFALLVTRIPAIQDRYGISDGLLPVFLAAVPILAGVGSVLTEKVVARVRPRVVLRWTQPVVLLALLGVGAGSELWQAALALGVFGLAVGALDASMNMMGVSLQRAYGRSIMLGFHAAYSLGGIAGASMAWAGAHWDLSLLVSYLPAVVVLLPAAFIGSRWYVEGGEETPEKGAAGAAGAVSFRLLLPLCLVMAFAYIGDSTVSNWSAKYLQDVLGSSEQLSTVPYNVYMVTTLLGRAVGDLGVRRFGAVAVVRGGTVLAAGGFGVVALAGGAWTGMLGFTLLGLGLCVIVPQTFAAAGRMFPGASDTAIARLNIFNYVGFLVGSPLVGALGDAWSYRGAMLVPMVLVLATLLYAKSFGAEPARYGGGHERPRTADVG, encoded by the coding sequence ATGACAGATGCACGGTTGTGGCACGGCAGGGCGTCCCTCGCGTTGAGCTTCTTCGTGCAGGGGGCCACCTTCGCCCTGCTGGTGACGCGGATCCCCGCGATCCAGGACCGGTACGGGATATCCGACGGCCTGCTGCCCGTGTTCCTCGCCGCCGTCCCGATCCTGGCCGGGGTGGGCAGTGTGCTCACCGAGAAGGTGGTCGCCCGGGTACGGCCCCGAGTGGTCCTCCGGTGGACGCAGCCCGTCGTCCTCCTCGCGCTCCTCGGCGTCGGCGCCGGCAGCGAGCTCTGGCAGGCCGCCCTCGCGCTCGGGGTGTTCGGCCTCGCCGTCGGCGCGCTGGACGCGTCCATGAACATGATGGGCGTCAGCCTCCAGCGGGCGTACGGGCGCTCCATCATGCTCGGGTTCCACGCCGCGTACAGCCTCGGCGGGATCGCGGGGGCCTCAATGGCCTGGGCCGGGGCGCACTGGGACCTGTCGTTGCTGGTCTCGTACCTTCCGGCAGTCGTGGTGCTGCTGCCCGCGGCGTTCATCGGGAGCCGGTGGTACGTGGAGGGCGGCGAGGAGACACCGGAGAAGGGGGCGGCCGGTGCGGCCGGGGCGGTCTCCTTCCGGCTGCTGCTTCCCCTGTGCCTGGTCATGGCGTTCGCGTACATCGGGGACTCGACGGTCTCCAACTGGAGCGCGAAGTACCTCCAGGACGTCCTGGGCAGTTCGGAGCAGCTGTCCACCGTCCCGTACAACGTCTACATGGTGACGACGCTGCTGGGGCGGGCCGTCGGGGACCTCGGGGTGCGGCGGTTCGGGGCGGTGGCCGTGGTGCGGGGCGGGACCGTGCTCGCGGCCGGCGGGTTCGGCGTGGTGGCCCTGGCCGGCGGGGCATGGACCGGGATGCTCGGGTTCACCCTGCTGGGGCTCGGGCTGTGCGTGATCGTGCCGCAGACCTTCGCGGCGGCCGGGCGGATGTTCCCCGGGGCGAGCGACACCGCGATCGCCCGGCTGAACATCTTCAACTACGTGGGCTTCCTCGTCGGCTCCCCGCTCGTCGGGGCGCTCGGGGACGCCTGGAGCTACCGGGGCGCCATGCTCGTCCCGATGGTGCTGGTGCTGGCCACGCTCCTGTACGCCAAGTCGTTCGGCGCGGAACCCGCCCGATACGGTGGCGGGCATGAGCGGCCGCGCACAGCTGATGTGGGATGA
- a CDS encoding HAD family hydrolase, giving the protein MRYELVIFDNDGVLVDSEPISNTILAGYLTELGHPTSYEESLRDYMGSAVHRVHDLVQERTGTKLPEDFDVTLHSRIFAAFEEELEPVPGVDDLLGKLVADGVPYCVASSSSHQRIRVSHRKTGLDQWFEEEWIFSAEDVGRGKPAPDLFLLAAERMGVAPERCVVIEDSPLGVEAARAAGMDVYGFTSMMPADRLTGVTGYFSDMSQLPELLA; this is encoded by the coding sequence GCGCTACGAACTTGTCATCTTCGACAACGACGGTGTGCTCGTGGACAGCGAGCCGATCTCCAACACCATCCTGGCCGGCTACCTCACGGAGCTGGGCCACCCCACCTCGTACGAGGAATCCCTGCGGGACTACATGGGGTCCGCCGTGCACCGCGTCCACGACCTCGTCCAGGAGCGGACCGGGACCAAGCTCCCCGAGGACTTCGACGTCACCCTCCACTCGCGGATCTTCGCCGCGTTCGAGGAGGAGTTGGAGCCCGTCCCCGGCGTGGACGACCTGCTGGGCAAGCTGGTCGCCGACGGCGTCCCGTACTGCGTCGCCTCCTCCAGCAGCCACCAGCGCATCCGGGTCAGCCACCGGAAGACCGGGCTCGACCAGTGGTTCGAGGAGGAATGGATCTTCAGCGCCGAGGACGTCGGCCGGGGCAAGCCGGCGCCCGACCTCTTCCTTCTCGCCGCCGAGCGCATGGGCGTCGCGCCCGAGCGGTGCGTGGTCATCGAGGACAGCCCGCTCGGGGTCGAGGCGGCCCGGGCGGCCGGCATGGATGTCTACGGGTTCACCTCGATGATGCCCGCGGACCGGCTGACCGGTGTGACCGGGTATTTCTCCGACATGAGCCAGCTGCCGGAATTGCTTGCCTGA